From the Anguilla anguilla isolate fAngAng1 chromosome 6, fAngAng1.pri, whole genome shotgun sequence genome, one window contains:
- the rnf13 gene encoding E3 ubiquitin-protein ligase RNF13 translates to MLLSLGMLMLSATQIYTIFTVQLFAFLNLLPVEADISAYSFDNKTETFDDLPARFGYRLPSEGLKGFLIGARPENACEPIDPPPLRDNVTNAFIVLIKRFDCNFDIKVLNAQKAGYKAAIVHNVDSDDLISMGSNDLDVLKQIDIPSVFVGEDTASSLKEDYTYDKGGHVMLMPDFSLPLEYYLIPFLIIVGICLVLIVVFMITKCVQDRHRARRSRLRKDQLKKLPIHKYKKGDSYDVCAICLDEYEDGDKLRVLPCSHAYHCKCVDPWLTKTKKTCPVCKQRVVPSQGDSDTDTDDSSHEDNEDDASENTPLLRSLASTSAHSFGTMSGSLSHRGRDPESSEYEDEDDVETDSESEEASVETVVVQLQQTCPGDGDPNA, encoded by the exons ATGCTGCTCTCCCTGGGAATGCTGATGCTGTCTGCCACCCAGATATACACCATCTTCACTGTGCAGCTCTTCGCATTCCTCAACCTGCTGCCTGTGGAGGCCGACATCTCCGCG tACTCCTTTGACAACAAAACAGAGACCTTTGATGACCTGCCAGCGAGGTTTGGATACAGGCTACCCAGCGAGGGACTGAAG ggctTCCTGATTGGTGCCAGACCGGAGAACGCCTGCGAGCCGATCGACCCGCCGCCCCTCCGGGACAACGTGACCAACGCCTTCATCGTGCTCATAAAACGCTTCGACTGCAACTTCGACATCAAG GTTCTGAACGCCCAGAAGGCTGGATACAAGGCTGCAATTGTTCACAATGTGGACTCTGATGACTTAATCAGCATGGGATCCAACGACT TGGATGTTTTGAAGCAGATAGACATTCCGTCGGTGTTTGTGGGTGAAGACACGGCCAGCTCCCTCAAGGAGGACTACACGTATGACAAAGG tggtCATGTGATGCTGATGCCGGACTTCAGCCTGCCTCTGGAATACTATCTGATCCCGTTCCTCATCATTGTGGGGATCTGTCTCGTTCTCATAGTCGTTTTTATG ATCACCAAGTGCGtacaggacagacacagggccAGAAGGAGTCGGCTTCGCAAAGACCAGCTGAAGAAGCTCCCCATCCACAAGTACAAGAAAG GTGACTCCTATGACGTGTGCGCCATTTGTCTGGATGAATACGAAGACGGAGACAAACTGCGGGTCCTGCCTTGTTCTCATG CGTACCACTGTAAGTGCGTGGACCCGTGGCTGACCAAGACCAAGAAGACGTGCCCCGTTTGCAAGCAGAGGGTGGTGCCCTCCCAGGGCGACTCCGACACGGACACGGACGACAGCAGCCACGAGGACAACGAGGACGACGCGTCCGAGAACACGCCCCTGCTCCGCTCGCTGGCCTCCACCAGCGCCCACTCCTTCGGCACCATGTCGGGCTCGCTGTCCCACCGCGGGCGGGACCCGGAGTCCTCCGAGTACGAGGACGAGGACGACGTGGAGACCGACAGCGAGAGCGAGGAGGCCTCCGTGGAGACGGTGgtggtgcagctgcagcagaccTGCCCTGGGGACGGGGACCCCAACGCCTga